From a region of the Streptomyces venezuelae genome:
- the hutH gene encoding histidine ammonia-lyase, with translation MHTVVVGTSGTTAEDVIAVARGNARVELSAEALDALARAREIVDALAAKPEPVYGVSTGFGALASRHISPELRAQLQRNIVRSHAAGMGPRVEREVVRALMFLRLKTVASGHTGVRPSVAQTMADVLNAGITPVVHEYGSLGCSGDLAPLSHCALALMGEGDAEGPDGTVRPAGELLAEAGIEPVVLREKEGLALLNGTDGMLGMLVMALADLGRLYTSADITAALTLEALLGTEKVLQPELHAIRPHPGQGASAANMAAVLEGSGLVRHYQEETAPRVQDAYSVRCAPQVAGAGRDTMAHAALVASRELAAAVDNPVVLPDGRVESNGNFHGAPVAYVLDFLAIAAADLGSIAERRTDRLLDKNRSHGLPPFLADDAGVDSGLMIAQYTQAALVSEMKRLAVPASADSIPSSAMQEDHVSMGWSAARKLRTAVDNLTRIIAIELYAATRAIELRHGLTPAPASRAAIAAARAAGVQGPGPDRFLAPDLAAADEFVRSGGLLAAVEPVTGPLA, from the coding sequence ATGCACACTGTCGTGGTGGGGACGTCCGGGACCACCGCCGAGGACGTCATCGCCGTAGCCCGCGGCAACGCACGCGTCGAGCTCTCCGCGGAGGCGCTCGACGCGCTCGCCCGGGCCCGCGAGATCGTCGATGCCCTCGCCGCCAAGCCCGAGCCCGTCTACGGGGTGTCCACCGGGTTCGGCGCGCTCGCCTCCCGGCACATCAGCCCCGAGCTGCGGGCCCAGCTCCAGCGCAACATCGTCCGCTCGCACGCCGCCGGCATGGGCCCGCGCGTCGAGCGGGAGGTCGTCCGCGCGCTGATGTTCCTCCGCCTGAAGACCGTCGCCTCCGGTCACACCGGCGTACGCCCCTCCGTCGCGCAGACCATGGCCGACGTGCTCAACGCCGGGATCACCCCGGTCGTCCACGAGTACGGCTCCCTGGGCTGCTCCGGCGACCTCGCGCCGCTGTCCCACTGCGCGCTCGCCCTCATGGGCGAGGGCGACGCCGAGGGCCCGGACGGTACCGTCCGCCCCGCCGGCGAGCTGCTCGCCGAAGCCGGCATCGAGCCCGTCGTGCTCCGCGAGAAGGAGGGCCTGGCCCTCCTCAACGGCACCGACGGCATGCTCGGCATGCTGGTCATGGCCCTGGCCGACCTCGGCAGGCTCTACACCTCCGCCGACATCACCGCCGCCCTCACCCTGGAGGCGCTGCTCGGCACGGAGAAGGTGCTCCAGCCCGAGCTGCACGCCATCCGCCCGCACCCCGGCCAGGGTGCCTCCGCCGCGAACATGGCCGCCGTCCTGGAGGGCTCCGGGCTCGTCCGCCACTACCAGGAGGAGACCGCCCCGCGCGTGCAGGACGCCTACTCGGTGCGCTGCGCCCCGCAGGTCGCCGGCGCCGGCCGCGACACCATGGCGCACGCCGCCCTGGTGGCCTCCCGCGAGCTGGCTGCCGCCGTCGACAACCCGGTGGTGCTGCCCGACGGGCGCGTGGAGTCCAACGGCAACTTCCACGGTGCCCCGGTCGCCTACGTGCTGGACTTCCTCGCCATCGCGGCCGCCGACCTCGGTTCCATCGCCGAGCGCCGCACCGACCGGCTGCTCGACAAGAACCGCTCGCACGGCCTGCCGCCGTTCCTCGCGGACGACGCCGGCGTGGACTCCGGTCTGATGATCGCCCAGTACACGCAGGCCGCCCTGGTCAGCGAGATGAAGCGGCTCGCGGTGCCGGCCTCGGCCGACTCGATCCCCTCCTCCGCGATGCAGGAGGACCACGTCTCGATGGGCTGGTCGGCCGCGCGCAAGCTCCGTACCGCCGTCGACAACCTGACGCGGATCATCGCCATCGAGCTCTACGCGGCCACCCGCGCCATCGAGCTGCGCCACGGGCTGACCCCGGCCCCGGCCAGCCGGGCCGCGATCGCGGCCGCCCGTGCGGCGGGCGTGCAGGGGCCTGGGCCGGATCGTTTCCTCGCCCCCGACCTGGCGGCTGCCGACGAGTTCGTCCGTTCGGGCGGCCTCCTGGCCGCGGTGGAGCCGGTGACGGGCCCGCTGGCCTGA
- a CDS encoding Ig-like domain-containing protein encodes MEWRVRTDSKRRRRSLVAISAVLGGVLMLSACGGGDDDKPKGKGDSASAQADVDAAAAKDAAKAKITITPKDGATNVGLNDAANVAVTDGTLTLVELKTSEGTAVPGKIAADGKSWKPDGALKRSTKYALAATAKDADGKEAHENASFTTVSPENSFVGSFVPDEGQTVGVGMPVSITFNKPIQDKKAVQAAISVSSSSGQEVVGHWFGAQRLDFRPEQYWQANSTVTMKLALEGVQGAPGVQGVQNKTVTFKIGRSQVSTVDTKTKKMTVTRDGAVIKTIPISAGSPDNPTYNGQMVISEKFKETRMDGSTVGFKDSEGKGEYDIKDVPHAMRLSQSGTFLHGNYWGADSVFGSANTSHGCVGLNDVKGAGDPNQPAAWFYDNSLIGDVVTVVNSPDKTIKPDNGLNGWNMGWAEWKAGSAA; translated from the coding sequence ATGGAGTGGCGTGTGAGGACGGACAGTAAGCGGCGGAGAAGGTCCCTGGTGGCCATATCCGCCGTTCTCGGTGGGGTACTGATGCTCTCGGCGTGCGGCGGCGGGGACGACGACAAGCCCAAGGGCAAGGGCGATTCCGCCAGTGCCCAGGCGGACGTCGACGCGGCGGCGGCCAAGGACGCGGCCAAGGCCAAGATAACCATCACGCCGAAGGACGGCGCCACGAACGTCGGCCTGAACGACGCGGCCAACGTAGCCGTCACCGACGGCACCCTCACCCTGGTCGAGCTGAAGACCAGCGAGGGCACGGCCGTGCCCGGCAAGATCGCCGCCGACGGCAAGAGCTGGAAGCCCGACGGCGCACTGAAGCGCTCCACGAAGTACGCGCTGGCGGCGACCGCCAAGGACGCCGACGGCAAGGAAGCGCACGAGAACGCCTCCTTCACCACCGTCTCCCCGGAGAACAGCTTCGTCGGCTCGTTCGTCCCGGACGAGGGCCAGACGGTCGGCGTGGGCATGCCGGTCTCGATCACCTTCAACAAGCCGATCCAGGACAAGAAGGCCGTCCAGGCGGCCATCTCGGTCAGCTCCAGCAGCGGCCAGGAAGTCGTCGGCCACTGGTTCGGCGCGCAGCGCCTGGACTTCCGCCCGGAGCAGTACTGGCAGGCGAACTCCACCGTCACCATGAAGCTGGCGCTGGAAGGCGTCCAGGGCGCTCCCGGCGTCCAGGGCGTCCAGAACAAGACCGTCACCTTCAAGATCGGCCGCAGCCAGGTCTCCACGGTCGACACGAAGACCAAGAAGATGACGGTCACCCGGGACGGCGCGGTCATCAAGACCATCCCGATCTCGGCGGGTTCCCCGGACAACCCGACCTACAACGGTCAGATGGTGATCTCCGAGAAGTTCAAGGAGACCCGCATGGACGGCTCCACCGTCGGCTTCAAGGACAGTGAGGGCAAGGGCGAGTACGACATCAAGGACGTCCCGCACGCCATGCGCCTGTCCCAGTCGGGCACCTTCCTCCACGGCAACTACTGGGGCGCCGACTCGGTCTTCGGCAGCGCGAACACCAGCCACGGCTGCGTCGGCCTGAACGACGTCAAGGGCGCGGGCGACCCGAACCAGCCCGCCGCCTGGTTCTACGACAACTCGCTCATCGGCGACGTGGTCACCGTGGTCAACTCCCCCGACAAGACCATCAAGCCCGACAACGGCCTCAACGGCTGGAACATGGGCTGGGCGGAGTGGAAGGCCGGCTCGGCCGCCTGA
- a CDS encoding GNAT family N-acetyltransferase, translating to MTIRALPLPPTDAQIDTWTAVLTAARAADLPRVPPPARTEVAGRLRVTPARGRAALWAADAGTGIAALILFRDEANAHTAFLDVLAVHPDARRRGLGRALWEQVRTELLAHGRTSVSTLVDLGGPGQAFAESLGFVNVLPMAWYEQDVTRQPPPAAAPVPGYELRAWHGLVPDDWAAPLATAHGAMEDAPTGDIDEKSETWTPDRLHAAHRLILDRGGEITTVAAVTGTGEVAAYTELVLPDPAGPRALQYDTVVAPAHRGRGLGRAVKLHMLELARRRYPDLGRIATTVADENTAMRAVNEGLGYRLDRPAAYYQLSL from the coding sequence ATGACCATCCGCGCGCTGCCGCTGCCCCCGACCGACGCCCAGATCGACACCTGGACCGCGGTCCTCACCGCCGCCCGGGCCGCCGACCTGCCGCGGGTACCACCACCCGCCCGGACGGAGGTGGCCGGACGGCTGCGCGTGACACCGGCACGCGGCCGCGCCGCACTCTGGGCCGCGGACGCGGGAACGGGCATCGCCGCGCTGATCCTGTTCAGGGACGAGGCCAACGCGCACACCGCCTTCCTCGACGTGCTCGCCGTCCACCCGGACGCCCGGCGCCGCGGCCTGGGCCGCGCCCTGTGGGAACAGGTCCGCACCGAGCTGCTGGCCCACGGCCGGACCTCGGTCTCGACCCTGGTGGACCTGGGCGGACCGGGGCAGGCCTTCGCGGAGTCCCTCGGCTTCGTGAACGTCCTGCCCATGGCCTGGTACGAACAGGACGTGACGCGGCAGCCGCCCCCGGCCGCCGCCCCGGTCCCCGGGTACGAGCTGCGCGCCTGGCACGGCCTGGTGCCCGACGACTGGGCCGCGCCGCTGGCCACGGCCCACGGGGCGATGGAGGACGCGCCCACGGGCGACATCGACGAGAAGAGCGAGACCTGGACGCCGGACAGGCTCCACGCCGCGCACCGGCTGATCCTGGACCGGGGCGGCGAGATCACCACCGTCGCCGCGGTCACCGGCACCGGTGAGGTGGCCGCGTACACCGAACTGGTCCTGCCCGATCCGGCCGGGCCGCGCGCCCTGCAGTACGACACCGTGGTCGCCCCCGCCCACCGGGGCCGCGGCCTGGGCCGCGCGGTCAAGCTGCACATGCTCGAACTGGCCCGCCGCCGGTATCCGGACCTGGGCCGGATCGCCACCACGGTGGCCGACGAGAACACCGCGATGCGGGCGGTCAACGAAGGCCTCGGCTACCGCCTCGACCGCCCCGCCGCGTACTACCAGCTCAGCCTGTAG
- a CDS encoding helix-turn-helix transcriptional regulator, translating to MDQLDQRACLGEFLRSRRARLRPEDVGLPDHGRRRRVPGLRREELAQLAGVSVAYYTRLEQRDGHNVSVEVLDALARALRLDGSERAHLMDLARPKAHRRRHSRRPQQVRPELRTLMDAMYGVPAYLVGHRQDVIGWNRLAAAVFGDFGALPAAERNLVRLVFLDPATAELYGEWECRACEVVSNLRMYAGQHPDDEQLSALVGELSVKNEEFRRLWAAHTVADKTHGEKLLRHPLVGELRLSFETLKLPDDPAQSLVTFHAVPGSPSADALRLLASWSTPSEGAGVRNPAATG from the coding sequence ATGGACCAGCTTGATCAGCGAGCCTGCCTCGGCGAGTTCCTCCGCTCCCGCCGTGCGCGGTTGCGCCCCGAGGACGTGGGCCTGCCCGACCACGGGCGCCGCCGGCGCGTGCCCGGGCTGCGCCGCGAGGAACTGGCGCAGCTGGCAGGGGTGTCGGTCGCCTACTACACGCGGCTGGAGCAGCGCGACGGGCACAACGTGTCGGTGGAGGTACTGGACGCGCTCGCGCGGGCCCTGCGCCTGGACGGGAGCGAACGGGCGCACCTGATGGACCTGGCGCGGCCGAAGGCGCACCGGCGCCGCCACAGCCGGCGCCCTCAGCAGGTCCGGCCGGAGCTGCGCACGCTGATGGACGCGATGTACGGCGTACCGGCGTACCTGGTGGGGCACCGGCAGGACGTCATCGGCTGGAACCGGCTGGCGGCGGCGGTCTTCGGGGACTTCGGGGCGCTGCCGGCCGCCGAGCGGAACCTGGTGCGGCTGGTGTTCCTGGATCCGGCGACGGCGGAGCTGTACGGGGAGTGGGAGTGCCGGGCCTGCGAGGTGGTGAGCAACCTGCGGATGTACGCGGGCCAGCACCCGGACGACGAGCAGTTGTCGGCGCTGGTCGGGGAGCTGTCGGTGAAGAACGAGGAGTTCCGGCGGCTGTGGGCGGCGCACACGGTGGCGGACAAGACGCACGGTGAGAAGCTGCTGCGGCACCCGCTGGTGGGTGAGCTGCGGCTGTCGTTCGAGACGCTGAAGCTGCCGGACGACCCGGCGCAGTCCCTGGTCACCTTCCACGCCGTCCCCGGCTCCCCCTCGGCGGACGCCCTGCGTCTGCTGGCCTCGTGGTCGACCCCGTCCGAGGGGGCCGGGGTGCGGAACCCGGCGGCTACAGGCTGA
- a CDS encoding NAD(P)-dependent alcohol dehydrogenase, with product MSATQTARSTQAAIGAHTPRGTRVAAYAAPAAKAPLERTTITRRPVGEHDVLIDIKYSGICHSDIHQVRDGWGEGIYPMVPGHEIAGVVCEVGPSVTRFSVGDRVGVGCFVDSCRRCAYCLRGQEQFCAEGMTGTYNALDRNGEPTYGGYSTHLVVDEKYTVRIPDGLGLDVAAPLLCAGITLYSPLKHWQAGPGKKVAVVGLGGLGHLGVKIAHALGAEVTVLSQTLRKREDGLKLGATHFHATGDEATFEELAGRFDLILSTVSAPLGLDAYLGLLKVDGALVNVGAPEEPVALNLFSVIGGRKTLAGSMIGGIAETQEMLDFCAEHGLGSEIELIAAGQINEAYERVLASDVRYRFVIDASTI from the coding sequence ATGTCCGCCACCCAGACCGCCCGTTCGACGCAGGCCGCCATCGGCGCCCACACCCCCCGGGGCACTCGGGTCGCCGCCTACGCCGCCCCCGCGGCCAAGGCCCCGCTGGAGCGCACCACCATCACGCGCCGTCCCGTCGGCGAGCACGACGTCCTCATCGACATCAAGTACTCCGGCATCTGCCACTCCGACATCCACCAGGTGCGCGACGGCTGGGGCGAGGGCATCTACCCGATGGTCCCCGGCCACGAGATCGCCGGGGTCGTCTGCGAAGTCGGCCCGTCCGTCACCCGGTTCTCCGTCGGGGACCGGGTCGGCGTCGGCTGCTTCGTCGACTCCTGCCGCCGCTGCGCGTACTGCCTGCGCGGCCAGGAACAGTTCTGCGCCGAGGGCATGACCGGCACCTACAACGCCCTCGACCGCAACGGCGAGCCCACGTACGGCGGTTACTCCACCCACCTCGTCGTCGACGAGAAGTACACCGTGCGCATCCCCGACGGCCTCGGCCTCGACGTCGCCGCCCCGCTGCTGTGCGCCGGCATCACCCTCTACTCGCCGCTGAAGCACTGGCAGGCGGGCCCCGGCAAGAAGGTCGCGGTCGTCGGCCTCGGCGGCCTCGGCCACCTCGGCGTGAAGATCGCGCACGCGCTCGGCGCGGAGGTCACCGTCCTGTCGCAGACCCTGCGCAAGCGGGAGGACGGCCTGAAGCTGGGCGCCACCCACTTCCACGCCACCGGCGACGAGGCCACCTTCGAGGAACTGGCCGGCCGCTTCGACCTGATCCTGTCCACCGTCTCCGCCCCGCTCGGCCTGGACGCCTACCTGGGCCTGCTGAAGGTCGACGGCGCACTGGTGAACGTCGGCGCCCCGGAGGAACCCGTCGCCCTCAACCTGTTCTCCGTCATCGGCGGCCGCAAGACCCTCGCCGGATCGATGATCGGCGGGATCGCCGAGACCCAGGAGATGCTGGACTTCTGCGCCGAGCACGGACTGGGCTCGGAGATCGAGCTGATCGCCGCCGGGCAGATCAACGAGGCGTACGAGCGGGTGCTGGCGAGCGACGTGCGCTACCGCTTCGTGATCGACGCCTCGACGATCTGA
- the msrA gene encoding peptide-methionine (S)-S-oxide reductase MsrA — MFSYRRTPELPTREEALTGRAEPLFAVPDRHTVLGNPLSGPYPAHLEVADFGLGCFWGAERKFWQTPGVWTTLAGYQGGFTENPTYEEVCSGLTGHTEVVRVVFDPSQVSYAALLKVFWESHDPTQGFRQGNDVGTQYRSAVYTHSPEQQETAEASRAAYQEVLASSGYGPITTAVLPAAERPFWPAEAPHQQYLDKNPGGYCGIGGTGVACPIGVAKAPGA; from the coding sequence ATGTTCTCGTACCGCCGTACGCCCGAGCTCCCCACCCGCGAGGAGGCCCTGACGGGCCGCGCGGAGCCGCTGTTCGCCGTGCCCGACCGGCACACCGTGCTGGGCAACCCGCTGTCCGGCCCCTACCCCGCGCACCTGGAAGTCGCCGACTTCGGTCTGGGCTGTTTCTGGGGTGCGGAGCGCAAGTTCTGGCAGACCCCCGGGGTCTGGACCACGCTGGCCGGCTACCAGGGCGGCTTCACCGAGAATCCGACCTACGAGGAGGTCTGCTCGGGTCTGACCGGTCACACCGAGGTGGTCCGCGTGGTCTTCGACCCGTCCCAGGTCTCCTACGCCGCCCTGCTGAAGGTGTTCTGGGAGTCCCACGACCCCACCCAGGGCTTCCGCCAGGGCAACGACGTCGGCACCCAGTACCGCTCGGCGGTCTACACCCACTCCCCCGAGCAGCAGGAGACGGCGGAGGCCTCCCGCGCCGCCTACCAGGAGGTCCTGGCCTCCTCGGGCTACGGCCCGATCACCACGGCGGTGCTGCCGGCCGCGGAGCGCCCCTTCTGGCCCGCGGAGGCACCCCACCAGCAGTACCTGGACAAGAACCCGGGCGGCTACTGCGGCATCGGCGGCACGGGCGTGGCCTGCCCGATCGGCGTGGCCAAGGCCCCCGGGGCGTGA
- a CDS encoding M48 family metallopeptidase yields MGASLRALRALVLLAGFYLLGVFLLAALGAIDYAVVTNLHGPIVAKLVLASLVLTVPIVRGMFMLRTPKGEPPAGVTVGEAQEPELWAVVRDIAQQVGTRAPDEIVLIDEVNAAVAEDAKLLGLRPGTRRLYLGLPLMTGLDEMQLRAVLAHEMGHYANFDTRLTPLIARGRAQLIRTIGYFHDRADKKVAKERVKQERKDEKRIAKGKKAKGVDTSGEGAMYRAMAKIYIGYGNFYMRATRSTSRRQELAADLASVRVAGRDSAASALRELNALGSAHDFYMGSYATLGVGAGLLPRPGEVFGGLRRLLDARSAELDELRQELSTEPTSPYDSHPALAERVARIEALPDDGRAGQAARPALELLADAGTALAALEQAVLTPEALALKRLDWEDLVHESMTLYVGQGAEDVREAFAAEGAGPGLDAVLDAFDADPAVRWRIADRFPKSEEAQAATGRTAREFARPVVRRALNQLVTVELTARGAARWQLSWSDSAALRYPADGFEDRLGAALDAAVADLPETESLRKLVLAP; encoded by the coding sequence ATGGGCGCATCACTGCGCGCCTTGCGCGCCCTCGTCCTGCTCGCAGGCTTCTATCTGCTCGGCGTGTTCCTGCTGGCCGCCCTCGGCGCCATCGACTACGCCGTCGTCACCAACCTGCACGGCCCGATCGTGGCCAAGCTGGTCCTCGCCTCCCTGGTCCTGACCGTCCCGATCGTCCGCGGCATGTTCATGCTGCGCACCCCCAAGGGCGAGCCCCCGGCCGGTGTGACGGTCGGGGAGGCGCAGGAGCCCGAGCTGTGGGCCGTCGTGCGTGACATCGCGCAGCAGGTCGGTACCCGCGCCCCCGACGAGATCGTGCTGATCGACGAGGTGAACGCGGCCGTCGCCGAGGACGCGAAGCTGCTGGGCCTGCGGCCCGGCACCCGCCGCCTCTACCTCGGCCTGCCCCTGATGACGGGCCTGGACGAGATGCAGCTGCGCGCCGTGCTCGCCCACGAGATGGGTCACTACGCCAACTTCGACACCCGTCTCACGCCGCTGATCGCCCGCGGCCGCGCGCAGCTGATCCGCACCATCGGCTACTTCCACGACCGCGCCGACAAGAAGGTCGCCAAGGAGCGCGTGAAGCAGGAGCGCAAGGACGAGAAGCGGATCGCCAAGGGCAAGAAGGCCAAGGGCGTCGACACCTCGGGCGAGGGTGCGATGTACCGCGCCATGGCCAAGATCTACATCGGGTACGGCAACTTCTACATGCGGGCCACCCGCTCCACCTCCCGCCGCCAGGAGCTCGCCGCCGACCTCGCGTCGGTCCGGGTCGCCGGCCGCGACTCGGCCGCGTCCGCGCTGCGCGAGCTGAACGCCCTGGGCTCGGCGCACGACTTCTACATGGGCTCGTACGCCACCCTCGGTGTCGGCGCCGGCCTGCTGCCCCGCCCCGGCGAGGTCTTCGGCGGCCTGCGCCGGCTCCTGGACGCGCGGTCGGCCGAGCTGGACGAGCTGCGCCAGGAACTGTCGACCGAGCCCACCTCCCCCTACGACTCCCACCCGGCGCTCGCCGAGCGCGTGGCCCGCATCGAGGCCCTGCCCGACGACGGCCGCGCCGGGCAGGCCGCCCGGCCGGCCCTGGAGCTGCTGGCCGACGCCGGTACGGCGCTGGCCGCGCTGGAGCAGGCCGTGCTCACCCCGGAGGCGCTCGCCCTCAAGCGGCTCGACTGGGAGGACCTCGTCCACGAGTCCATGACCCTGTACGTCGGCCAGGGCGCGGAGGACGTCCGCGAGGCGTTCGCCGCCGAGGGCGCCGGCCCCGGGCTCGACGCCGTGCTGGACGCGTTCGACGCCGACCCGGCGGTGCGCTGGCGCATCGCCGACCGGTTCCCGAAGTCGGAAGAGGCGCAGGCCGCCACCGGCCGCACGGCCCGTGAGTTCGCCCGCCCGGTCGTCCGGCGGGCGCTGAACCAGCTGGTCACCGTCGAGCTGACGGCCCGCGGCGCCGCCCGCTGGCAGCTGTCCTGGTCCGACTCGGCCGCTCTGCGCTACCCGGCCGACGGCTTCGAGGACCGTCTGGGCGCCGCCCTGGACGCGGCCGTCGCCGACCTGCCGGAGACCGAATCCCTGCGAAAGCTGGTGCTTGCCCCGTGA
- a CDS encoding cystathionine gamma-synthase translates to MSDDSHEHQSFETRAIHAGNKADPLTGAVVPPIYQVSTFKQDGVGGFRGGYEYSRSANPTRTALEENLAALEGGRRGLAFASGLAAEDCLLRTLLAPGDHVVIPNDAYGGTFRLFAKVVSRWGVEWSVADTSDAESVRAALTPKTKVIWVETPSNPLLGITDIAVVADIARTAGAKLVVDNTFASPYLQQPLSLGADVVVHSLTKYMGGHSDVVGGALITADEELGAELAYHQNAMGAVAGPFDSWVVLRGIKTLAVRMDRHAENAAKIVEVLQRHPKVTKIYYPGLPEHPGHEIAAKQMRNFGGMVSFQVAGGEEEALAVCARTKIFTLAESLGGVESLIEHPGRMTHASVAGSALEVPADLIRLSTGIENADDLVADLTQALG, encoded by the coding sequence ATGAGCGACGACAGCCACGAGCACCAGAGCTTCGAGACCCGCGCGATCCACGCGGGCAACAAAGCGGACCCGCTGACCGGCGCGGTCGTACCCCCCATCTACCAGGTTTCCACTTTCAAGCAGGACGGCGTGGGAGGGTTCCGCGGCGGTTACGAATACAGCCGCAGCGCCAACCCGACCCGCACCGCGCTGGAGGAGAACCTCGCGGCCCTGGAAGGCGGCCGTCGCGGTCTCGCCTTCGCGTCCGGACTCGCCGCCGAGGACTGCCTGCTGCGCACGCTGCTCGCCCCGGGCGACCACGTGGTCATCCCGAACGACGCGTACGGCGGCACCTTCCGCCTCTTCGCGAAGGTCGTCTCCCGCTGGGGCGTGGAGTGGTCGGTGGCCGACACCTCCGACGCCGAGTCCGTACGGGCCGCCCTCACCCCGAAGACGAAGGTCATCTGGGTCGAGACCCCCTCCAACCCGCTGCTCGGCATCACCGACATCGCCGTCGTCGCCGACATCGCGCGGACGGCCGGCGCCAAGCTGGTCGTGGACAACACCTTCGCCTCGCCCTACCTCCAGCAGCCGCTGTCGCTGGGCGCGGACGTGGTCGTGCACTCGCTGACCAAGTACATGGGCGGGCACTCCGACGTGGTCGGCGGCGCGCTGATCACGGCCGACGAGGAGCTGGGCGCGGAGCTGGCCTACCACCAGAACGCGATGGGCGCGGTGGCCGGACCGTTCGACTCGTGGGTCGTGCTGCGGGGCATCAAGACCCTGGCCGTGCGCATGGACCGGCACGCGGAGAACGCGGCCAAGATCGTCGAGGTGCTCCAGCGGCACCCGAAGGTCACCAAGATCTACTACCCGGGCCTGCCCGAGCACCCGGGTCACGAGATCGCCGCCAAGCAGATGCGCAACTTCGGCGGCATGGTCTCCTTCCAGGTCGCCGGCGGCGAGGAAGAGGCCCTCGCGGTCTGCGCCCGCACCAAGATCTTCACCCTCGCCGAGTCCCTGGGCGGCGTCGAGTCCCTGATCGAGCACCCGGGCCGCATGACGCACGCGTCGGTGGCCGGCTCGGCCCTGGAGGTCCCGGCGGACCTGATCCGTCTGTCGACGGGCATCGAGAACGCCGACGACCTCGTGGCGGACCTGACCCAGGCCCTGGGCTAA
- a CDS encoding sigma factor-like helix-turn-helix DNA-binding protein, with protein MVDQQVGSYAEFEAFVAGAAGRLLHVALLLTGERESARRLLGGALARTYAHWRRLRGDDPYDFTRQELCRAFARTGWRHHGGAGVLARLSPPERLVLVLRLYEGVAEEVTAAQLGMPVERVRVLCNRAVEALRNREAA; from the coding sequence GTGGTTGATCAACAGGTGGGCTCCTACGCGGAGTTCGAAGCCTTCGTCGCGGGCGCGGCCGGGCGTCTCCTGCATGTCGCACTGCTGCTGACCGGTGAACGGGAGTCGGCCCGGCGGCTGCTGGGGGGCGCGCTGGCCCGGACGTACGCGCACTGGCGGCGCCTGCGCGGGGACGATCCGTACGACTTCACCCGCCAGGAGCTGTGCCGGGCCTTCGCCCGGACCGGCTGGCGCCATCACGGCGGCGCCGGTGTGCTGGCGCGGCTGAGCCCGCCGGAGCGGCTCGTGCTCGTCCTGCGGCTCTACGAGGGGGTCGCGGAGGAAGTCACGGCGGCGCAGCTCGGGATGCCGGTGGAGCGGGTACGGGTCCTGTGCAACCGGGCCGTGGAGGCCCTGCGGAACCGGGAAGCGGCGTGA
- a CDS encoding MarR family winged helix-turn-helix transcriptional regulator: MPSTPANSDLPAAPEAPAGAGLLDALQHQVAVFARRAEQTRLGGVGQARNSMDRAAYLLLNRLDLEGPMGVKALAGGMGIDSSTVTRQVAPLVDSGLVKRTSHPEDGRAVVLALSQRGLARLEEVRSSRRELMARVTEGWSEGERESFTGLLTRFNLSLSELMAAVAEAGPAS, encoded by the coding sequence ATGCCTTCCACCCCGGCCAATTCCGATCTGCCCGCGGCGCCCGAAGCGCCCGCCGGAGCCGGTCTCCTCGACGCGCTCCAGCACCAGGTGGCGGTCTTCGCCCGCCGTGCCGAGCAGACCCGTCTGGGCGGTGTGGGCCAGGCCCGCAACTCGATGGACCGCGCCGCCTACCTGCTGCTGAACCGGCTCGACCTGGAAGGCCCGATGGGCGTGAAGGCGCTCGCCGGCGGCATGGGGATCGACTCCTCCACGGTGACCCGGCAGGTCGCGCCGCTGGTCGACAGCGGTCTGGTCAAGCGGACCTCCCACCCCGAGGACGGACGGGCTGTGGTGCTCGCGCTGTCCCAGCGGGGGCTGGCCCGGCTGGAGGAGGTCCGCTCCTCTCGGCGCGAGCTGATGGCCCGGGTGACGGAGGGCTGGAGCGAGGGCGAGCGGGAGTCCTTCACCGGTCTGCTGACCCGCTTCAACCTTTCGCTGTCGGAGCTCATGGCAGCCGTGGCCGAAGCCGGCCCCGCTTCCTGA